From the genome of Novosphingobium sp. TH158, one region includes:
- a CDS encoding diguanylate cyclase codes for MTLAQALKDWLWPRVPAQVAEAYVLAQYERLRGMAPMLYIAIVLIIAGAIAGSPQGPVWIRLGVPALVVTICVTRMIVWLRRPPGLPTVDKARSMVLRGQVISALTAIPCSLWCLNSWALADPDRAIYFPLYMAMGTLSTAYCLSMLRGAATFHLAVGLGPIAMAMLLSGDRMAISAAASIIVTSGFLFALLRFQHDRFVELLVLQQRMVALSQTDPLTGLANRRALQDRLEKSVGHARGGHGPSVLLLDLDGFKPVNDRHGHAAGDEVLRQVAQRLSDVTGTDGIASRIGGDEFAVLVLPGSQRSPEAIGTGLLAALALPFEFEGHRLHVGASLGIAVWPDDGTTLDQLLRVADRALYRAKGASGDEAAPYGVHALRRAEAS; via the coding sequence ATGACACTGGCGCAAGCACTGAAGGACTGGCTGTGGCCGCGCGTTCCCGCGCAGGTTGCCGAAGCCTATGTCCTTGCCCAGTACGAGCGCCTGCGCGGCATGGCGCCGATGCTTTATATCGCCATCGTGCTGATCATCGCCGGGGCCATTGCCGGCAGCCCGCAGGGGCCAGTGTGGATTCGCCTTGGCGTGCCGGCGCTGGTCGTCACCATCTGCGTCACCCGCATGATCGTCTGGCTGCGTCGTCCGCCGGGGCTGCCCACGGTGGACAAGGCCCGCTCCATGGTGCTGCGCGGGCAAGTGATTTCCGCGCTTACCGCGATCCCGTGCAGCCTGTGGTGCCTGAACAGCTGGGCGCTGGCCGATCCGGACCGGGCGATCTATTTCCCGCTCTACATGGCCATGGGCACGCTTTCGACCGCCTATTGCCTGTCGATGCTGCGCGGTGCCGCAACCTTCCATCTTGCCGTGGGCCTTGGCCCGATCGCCATGGCCATGCTGCTTTCAGGCGATCGCATGGCGATTTCCGCCGCAGCCTCGATCATCGTCACGTCCGGCTTCCTGTTCGCGCTGCTCCGCTTCCAGCATGACCGCTTTGTCGAGCTGCTGGTGCTGCAACAGCGCATGGTTGCCCTGTCGCAGACCGATCCGCTGACCGGGCTTGCCAATCGTCGCGCCTTGCAGGACCGGCTGGAGAAGTCGGTCGGCCATGCCCGGGGCGGGCACGGCCCCTCGGTGCTGCTGCTCGACCTTGACGGGTTCAAGCCGGTGAACGACCGGCACGGCCATGCCGCGGGTGACGAAGTGCTGCGCCAGGTCGCCCAGCGCCTTTCCGATGTGACCGGAACGGACGGCATTGCCAGCCGCATCGGCGGCGATGAATTCGCCGTGCTGGTGCTGCCCGGTTCGCAGCGTTCGCCCGAGGCCATCGGCACCGGACTGCTTGCCGCGCTTGCCCTCCCCTTCGAGTTCGAAGGGCACCGGCTGCATGTCGGCGCCAGCCTCGGCATTGCCGTCTGGCCGGACGACGGCACCACGCTCGACCAGTTGCTGCGCGTGGCCGATCGCGCGCTGTACCGCGCCAAGGGCGCAAGCGGCGATGAAGCGGCGCCCTATGGGGTCCACGCCCTGCGCCGCGCAGAGGCAAGCTGA
- a CDS encoding aspartate-semialdehyde dehydrogenase: MVAKFAPGQKLNVGIVGATGLVGSMIREILAERNFPIASLRLFASARSAGKVVDGVTIEDAATADFSGLDVVLFSAGGSTSKELAPKAAAAGAIVIDNSSAWRSDPDVPLVVAEVNPDALANIPKGIVANPNCTTMAAMPVLKVLHDEAGLKRLICSTYQAVSGGGLEGIDVLARQIAHVGDKARELAQGGHEGLLPQAEKWAVPMAHNVVPLNYVYAEDGYTEEEIKLRDESRKILNLPGLPVSGTCVRVPVFTGHSLSINAEFDREISPERALELLSTAPGVVVSEVPNPLEATGKDPVFVGRVRRDPTVEHGLALFLANDNLRKGAALNAVQIAEVLLG, from the coding sequence ATGGTTGCCAAGTTTGCCCCCGGCCAGAAGCTCAATGTCGGCATTGTCGGCGCGACCGGCCTTGTCGGTTCGATGATCCGCGAAATCCTGGCGGAACGGAATTTCCCGATCGCCTCGCTGCGCCTGTTCGCCTCGGCCCGTTCGGCGGGCAAGGTGGTCGATGGCGTGACCATCGAGGATGCCGCCACCGCCGATTTCTCGGGCCTTGATGTGGTGCTGTTCTCGGCCGGCGGGTCTACGTCCAAGGAACTGGCGCCCAAGGCAGCGGCGGCTGGCGCCATCGTGATCGACAACAGCTCGGCCTGGCGTTCCGACCCGGACGTGCCGCTGGTGGTTGCCGAAGTGAACCCCGATGCGCTGGCGAACATTCCCAAGGGCATCGTCGCCAACCCCAACTGCACCACCATGGCGGCCATGCCGGTGCTGAAGGTGCTGCATGACGAAGCCGGGCTGAAGCGCCTGATCTGTTCGACCTACCAGGCCGTTTCGGGCGGCGGGCTTGAAGGGATCGACGTGCTCGCCCGCCAGATCGCCCATGTTGGCGACAAGGCGCGCGAACTGGCGCAGGGCGGCCATGAAGGGCTGCTTCCGCAGGCGGAAAAGTGGGCCGTGCCGATGGCGCACAATGTCGTGCCGCTGAACTACGTCTATGCCGAGGACGGCTATACCGAGGAAGAGATCAAGCTGCGCGATGAAAGCCGCAAGATCCTGAACCTGCCGGGCCTGCCGGTTTCGGGCACCTGCGTGCGCGTGCCGGTGTTCACCGGCCACTCGCTGTCGATCAATGCCGAGTTCGATCGCGAAATCAGCCCCGAGCGCGCGCTGGAACTGCTCTCCACCGCCCCCGGCGTGGTGGTGAGCGAAGTGCCGAACCCGCTGGAAGCAACCGGCAAGGACCCGGTCTTCGTCGGCCGCGTGCGCCGCGATCCCACCGTCGAACACGGCCTGGCGCTGTTCCTTGCCAACGACAACCTGCGCAAGGGCGCAGCGCTCAACGCGGTGCAGATCGCGGAAGTGCTGCTGGGCTGA
- the gltX gene encoding glutamate--tRNA ligase, translating into MITTRFAPSPTGRLHVGNVRTALHNWLLARQAGGRFLLRIDDTDAERSREEHVEAIRADLAWLGLVPDGEERQSARFDLYEREFARLVAAGRVYRCYETAQELDLKRKVLLGRGLPPIYDRAALSLSEADHEAKAAAGERPHWRFRLDHDRPIEWVDGIRGRQHFDPAQMSDPVVRRADGSWLYMLPSVIDDIAMGVTDVLRGEDHVSNTAAQVQMFGAFGVDPPAFAHEALLVGSEGKLSKRLGSLGMEELREAGIEPEAVLSLLARLGTSQPVEAVIDREQLAAGFRLDTFGRAPARFDEAELARLNAQVVHQLSFAAVRERLPEGMDGAAWQAVRPNLNTVAEAADWWAVVKGPISAPDFAAEDRSYLAAAADALGGIEWGENPWPALTGALKESTGRKGKALFLPLRLALTGREHGPDMAALLPLIGRDEALARLGAMG; encoded by the coding sequence ATGATCACCACCCGCTTCGCCCCCAGCCCCACCGGCCGCCTGCATGTCGGCAATGTCCGCACGGCGCTGCATAACTGGCTTCTGGCGCGGCAGGCGGGCGGGCGGTTCCTGCTGCGGATCGACGATACCGATGCCGAGCGCAGCCGCGAGGAACACGTCGAGGCGATCCGTGCCGACCTTGCCTGGCTGGGCCTGGTGCCGGACGGGGAAGAGCGGCAGTCCGCCCGCTTCGACCTTTACGAGCGCGAATTCGCCAGGCTGGTCGCCGCCGGCCGCGTCTATCGCTGCTATGAAACCGCGCAGGAACTGGATCTCAAGCGCAAGGTGCTGCTGGGGCGGGGCCTGCCGCCAATCTACGACCGCGCCGCCCTGTCGCTGAGCGAAGCGGACCACGAGGCGAAGGCAGCTGCCGGGGAACGGCCGCACTGGCGCTTCCGGCTCGATCATGACCGGCCGATCGAATGGGTCGACGGCATCCGCGGCCGCCAGCACTTCGATCCCGCGCAAATGTCCGATCCGGTCGTGCGCCGGGCGGACGGGTCGTGGCTCTATATGCTGCCCAGCGTGATCGACGATATCGCCATGGGCGTTACCGACGTGCTGCGCGGCGAAGACCACGTTTCCAACACCGCCGCGCAGGTGCAGATGTTCGGCGCCTTCGGTGTCGATCCCCCGGCCTTCGCGCATGAGGCGCTGCTGGTGGGCAGCGAGGGCAAGCTGTCCAAGCGGCTCGGCTCGCTCGGCATGGAAGAACTGCGTGAAGCCGGGATCGAGCCCGAGGCCGTGCTTTCGCTGCTGGCACGGCTGGGCACCTCGCAGCCGGTCGAAGCGGTGATCGACCGCGAGCAACTGGCAGCAGGTTTCCGTCTCGATACCTTCGGCCGCGCCCCGGCCCGCTTCGACGAGGCGGAACTGGCGCGGCTCAACGCGCAGGTCGTGCACCAGTTGTCCTTCGCGGCGGTGCGCGAACGTCTGCCAGAAGGCATGGACGGGGCGGCGTGGCAGGCCGTGCGGCCGAATCTCAACACCGTCGCCGAGGCGGCGGACTGGTGGGCGGTGGTCAAGGGGCCGATCTCCGCACCGGATTTCGCAGCCGAAGACCGCAGCTATCTTGCTGCCGCCGCCGACGCGCTGGGCGGCATCGAATGGGGCGAAAATCCGTGGCCGGCGCTCACCGGCGCGCTCAAGGAAAGCACCGGGCGCAAGGGCAAGGCCCTGTTCCTCCCGCTCCGCCTTGCCCTCACCGGACGCGAGCATGGGCCGGACATGGCGGCCCTGCTGCCGCTGATCGGGCGCGATGAGGCTTTGGCTCGGCTGGGGGCGATGGGCTGA
- a CDS encoding cold-shock protein, producing MPIGTVKFFNTDKGYGFIAPDGGAPDNFVHISAVERSGMATLEKDQRVKYEMETDRRGKSSAVNLEAA from the coding sequence ATGCCTATCGGCACCGTAAAATTCTTCAATACCGACAAGGGTTACGGCTTCATCGCTCCCGATGGCGGCGCTCCGGACAACTTCGTCCACATCAGTGCCGTCGAACGTTCGGGCATGGCCACGCTCGAGAAGGACCAGCGCGTCAAGTACGAGATGGAAACCGACCGGCGCGGCAAGAGCTCGGCCGTGAACCTCGAAGCGGCCTGA
- a CDS encoding MEKHLA domain-containing protein, translated as MDLPDRFRDPALARRIALIAQSHARLLGAPLVAEGEDLAEALWNAPQVILAHGTEADPLFYFANRAALARFDARLDQIIGMPSRLSAEAPNRAERQALLDRVSRDGFIADYSGVRISLTGQRFRIEQATVWNLIGADGGVCGQAASFRCWTEL; from the coding sequence ATGGACCTGCCCGACCGCTTCCGCGATCCCGCCCTTGCCCGCCGCATCGCGCTGATCGCGCAGAGCCACGCACGGCTGCTGGGCGCGCCGCTTGTCGCAGAGGGCGAAGACCTGGCCGAGGCCCTGTGGAACGCGCCGCAGGTGATCCTGGCCCACGGGACCGAGGCCGATCCGCTGTTCTATTTCGCCAACCGGGCGGCACTTGCGCGCTTCGATGCAAGGCTGGACCAGATCATCGGCATGCCATCGCGCCTGTCCGCCGAAGCGCCCAACCGCGCCGAGCGGCAGGCGCTGCTCGACCGGGTCAGCCGCGACGGCTTCATCGCCGATTATTCCGGCGTGCGGATATCGCTGACGGGCCAGCGCTTCCGCATCGAACAGGCCACGGTGTGGAACCTGATCGGGGCGGACGGCGGCGTCTGCGGACAGGCGGCCAGCTTCCGTTGCTGGACTGAGCTTTGA
- the infA gene encoding translation initiation factor IF-1 — translation MAKEELLTLEGQIDEIYPDGRFGVMLENDHRIIAYTAGKMRKFRIRSVVGDRVRVEMTPYDLQKGRIVFRDKGPGSGGGGPVRKRR, via the coding sequence GTGGCCAAGGAGGAGTTGCTGACCCTCGAAGGCCAGATCGACGAAATCTACCCCGATGGTCGCTTCGGCGTCATGCTCGAAAACGACCATCGGATCATCGCCTATACCGCAGGCAAGATGCGCAAGTTCCGCATCCGCTCTGTCGTGGGTGACCGGGTTCGCGTCGAGATGACTCCCTATGACCTGCAGAAGGGCCGCATCGTCTTTCGGGACAAGGGGCCCGGATCGGGCGGTGGCGGCCCGGTGCGCAAGCGCCGATAG
- the rpoC gene encoding DNA-directed RNA polymerase subunit beta', with protein MNDLTKFTNQMAKPETFDQIQIGIASPERIRSWSFGEIKKPETINYRTFKPERDGLFCARIFGPVKDYECLCGKYKRMKYKGVVCEKCGVEVTVTKVRRERMGHIELAAPVAHIWFLKSLPSRIGLLLDMQLKQLERVLYFESYIVTEPGLTPLEKYQLITEDELYEYQDEYGEDAFSAGIGAEAVKMMLMDLDLEQERTDLLEELATTKSELKPKKIIKRLKVVESFIDSGNRPEWMILDVVPVIPPELRPLVPLDGGRFATSDLNDLYRRVINRNNRLKRLIELRAPDIIVRNEKRMLQEAVDALFDNGRRGRVITGANKRPLKSLSDMLKGKQGRFRQNLLGKRVDYSGRSVIVTGPELKLHQCGLPKKMALELFKPFIYARLDAKGLSMTLKQAKKWVEKERKEVWDILDEVIREHPVLLNRAPTLHRLGIQAFEPVLIEGKAIQLHPLVCSAFNADFDGDQMAVHVPLSLEAQLEARVLMMSTNNILSPANGKPIIVPSQDMVLGLYYLSMDREGEPGEGMLLADMAEVHQALEVGAVTLHTKIVARVPQTGEDGVERMVRYETTPGRMLIGECLPKSHTVPFDVVNKLLTKKEIGDVIDQVYRHTGQKDTVLFADAIMALGFRHAFKAGISFGKDDMIIPDSKVELVEKTKELVADYEQQYQDGLITQQEKYNKVIDAWSRCGDQVANAMMDEIRATPKDENGRQKPVNSIYMMSHSGARGSPTQMKQLAGMRGLMAKPSGEIIETPIISNFKEGLTVLEYFNSTHGARKGLADTALKTANSGYLTRRLVDVSQDCVVVVDDCGTERALEMRAIVQGGSVIASLGERILGRTLAEDIADKDGNLVVAKGTLLDEAATALVEGTGVQAVKIRSPLICEAEQGVCGTCYGRDLARGTPVNIGEAVGVIAAQSIGEPGTQLTMRTFHIGGAAQVNEQSHLEAICDGTVQYRDIPTITDKRGRRLSLARNGEIVVVDTDGRERAIHKVPYGTHLLHENGAIINEGDRLAEWDPFTLPIITETSGVVKYQDLVEGRTMEERADEATGMTSRVVTENRTTSRSKKEDLRPRITLLDESSGEAARYMLAPGTTLSVDDGQTVDAGDVVARASREAAKTRDITGGLPRVAELFEARMPKDNAIIAKISGRIEFVRDYKAKRKIAIIPEEGDPVEYLIPKSKVIDVQEGDWVKKGDNLISGSPNPHDILEVLGVEALAEYLVAEIQEVYRLQGVKINDKHIEVIVRQMLQKVEITDGGDTTLLAGEQLDAEEMNAVNAKLAPGLKPAEGKPILLGITKASLQTRSFISAASFQETTRVLTQAAVEGKKDSLIGLKENVIVGRLIPAGTGAGMNRLRVAASSRDAALRAQYRKLQEALIAPHTAAEEHAAELAQGPEAAIGDDPLAAVEGETHGTDADAGEYLNPEAGEE; from the coding sequence ATGAACGACCTGACCAAGTTCACCAACCAGATGGCGAAGCCCGAAACCTTCGACCAGATCCAGATCGGCATCGCGAGCCCGGAACGCATCCGCTCGTGGTCCTTCGGCGAAATCAAGAAGCCGGAAACGATCAACTACCGCACCTTCAAGCCCGAGCGTGACGGCCTGTTCTGCGCCCGCATCTTCGGCCCGGTGAAGGACTACGAGTGCCTGTGCGGCAAGTACAAGCGCATGAAGTACAAGGGCGTCGTCTGCGAAAAGTGCGGCGTCGAAGTCACTGTCACCAAGGTGCGCCGCGAGCGCATGGGCCATATCGAACTGGCCGCACCGGTCGCGCACATCTGGTTCCTCAAGTCGCTGCCTTCGCGCATCGGCCTGCTGCTCGACATGCAGCTCAAGCAGCTTGAGCGCGTGCTCTACTTCGAAAGCTACATCGTCACCGAACCCGGCCTGACGCCGCTCGAGAAGTACCAGCTGATCACCGAAGACGAGCTGTACGAATACCAGGACGAGTACGGCGAAGACGCCTTCTCGGCCGGCATCGGCGCCGAAGCGGTGAAGATGATGCTCATGGATCTCGATCTCGAGCAGGAACGCACCGACCTTCTGGAAGAGCTCGCCACGACCAAGAGCGAACTCAAGCCCAAGAAGATCATCAAGCGCCTCAAGGTCGTCGAAAGCTTCATCGATTCGGGCAACCGCCCCGAATGGATGATCCTCGATGTCGTGCCGGTCATTCCGCCCGAACTGCGCCCGCTGGTGCCGCTGGACGGTGGCCGTTTCGCGACCTCGGACCTCAACGACCTCTACCGCCGCGTCATCAACCGCAACAACCGCCTCAAGCGCCTGATCGAGCTGCGCGCGCCGGACATCATCGTCCGCAACGAAAAGCGCATGCTGCAGGAAGCGGTTGACGCGCTGTTCGACAACGGCCGCCGCGGCCGCGTGATCACCGGTGCCAACAAGCGCCCGCTGAAGTCGCTGTCCGACATGCTCAAGGGCAAGCAGGGCCGCTTCCGCCAGAACCTGCTCGGCAAGCGCGTCGACTATTCGGGCCGTTCGGTCATCGTGACGGGTCCGGAACTCAAGCTGCACCAGTGCGGCCTGCCCAAGAAGATGGCGCTCGAACTGTTCAAGCCGTTCATCTACGCCCGCCTCGATGCCAAGGGTCTGTCGATGACCCTGAAGCAGGCGAAGAAGTGGGTCGAAAAGGAACGCAAGGAAGTCTGGGACATCCTCGACGAGGTGATCCGCGAGCATCCGGTTCTGCTGAACCGCGCGCCGACGCTGCACCGCCTTGGCATCCAGGCCTTCGAACCCGTGCTGATCGAAGGCAAGGCGATCCAGCTGCACCCGCTCGTCTGCTCGGCCTTCAACGCCGACTTCGACGGTGACCAGATGGCCGTCCACGTGCCGCTTTCGCTGGAAGCCCAGCTTGAAGCGCGCGTGCTGATGATGTCGACCAACAACATCCTGTCGCCCGCCAACGGCAAGCCGATCATCGTGCCTTCGCAGGACATGGTTCTCGGTCTCTACTACCTCTCGATGGACCGCGAAGGCGAGCCGGGCGAGGGCATGCTGCTGGCCGACATGGCCGAAGTGCACCAGGCGCTGGAAGTGGGTGCGGTGACGCTCCACACCAAGATCGTTGCCCGCGTGCCGCAGACCGGCGAAGACGGCGTGGAGCGCATGGTGCGCTATGAAACCACCCCGGGCCGCATGCTGATCGGCGAATGCCTGCCCAAGTCGCACACCGTGCCCTTCGACGTGGTCAACAAGCTGCTGACCAAGAAGGAAATCGGCGACGTCATCGACCAAGTCTATCGCCACACCGGCCAGAAGGACACCGTGCTGTTCGCCGACGCCATCATGGCGCTGGGCTTCCGCCACGCGTTCAAGGCCGGCATCAGCTTCGGCAAGGATGACATGATCATCCCCGACAGCAAGGTGGAACTGGTCGAGAAGACCAAGGAACTGGTGGCTGACTATGAACAGCAGTACCAGGACGGCCTGATCACCCAGCAGGAAAAGTACAACAAGGTGATCGACGCCTGGAGCCGTTGCGGCGACCAGGTGGCGAACGCCATGATGGACGAAATCCGCGCGACGCCGAAGGACGAGAACGGCCGCCAGAAGCCGGTCAACTCGATCTACATGATGTCGCACTCGGGTGCTCGTGGTTCTCCGACGCAGATGAAGCAGCTCGCAGGCATGCGCGGCCTCATGGCCAAGCCGTCGGGCGAAATCATCGAGACGCCGATCATCTCGAACTTCAAGGAAGGCCTGACCGTCCTTGAATACTTCAACTCGACTCACGGCGCCCGCAAGGGTCTGGCCGATACCGCGTTGAAGACCGCGAACTCGGGTTACCTCACCCGCCGTCTCGTCGACGTGTCGCAGGACTGCGTCGTCGTGGTCGACGATTGCGGCACCGAACGGGCGCTGGAAATGCGCGCGATCGTGCAGGGTGGTTCGGTCATCGCCTCGCTGGGCGAGCGTATCCTGGGCCGTACCCTGGCCGAGGACATCGCCGACAAGGACGGCAACCTGGTGGTCGCCAAGGGCACGCTGCTCGACGAAGCGGCCACGGCCCTTGTCGAAGGCACCGGCGTGCAGGCGGTGAAGATCCGCTCGCCGCTGATCTGCGAGGCCGAACAGGGCGTCTGCGGCACCTGCTATGGCCGCGACCTGGCTCGCGGTACGCCGGTCAACATCGGTGAAGCGGTCGGCGTCATCGCCGCCCAGTCGATCGGTGAACCCGGCACTCAGCTCACCATGCGTACCTTCCACATCGGTGGCGCTGCGCAGGTGAACGAGCAGTCGCACCTCGAGGCGATCTGCGACGGTACCGTGCAGTATCGCGATATCCCGACGATCACCGACAAGCGTGGCCGCCGCCTCAGCCTTGCCCGCAACGGCGAGATCGTGGTGGTTGACACCGACGGGCGCGAACGGGCGATCCACAAGGTGCCCTACGGTACGCACCTGCTGCACGAGAACGGCGCGATCATCAACGAAGGCGATCGCCTGGCCGAGTGGGACCCGTTCACCCTGCCGATCATCACCGAAACCTCGGGCGTGGTGAAGTACCAGGACCTCGTCGAAGGCCGCACCATGGAAGAGCGCGCCGACGAAGCGACCGGCATGACCAGCCGCGTCGTTACCGAGAACCGCACGACCAGCCGTTCGAAGAAGGAAGACCTGCGTCCGCGCATCACCCTTCTCGACGAGAGCTCGGGCGAGGCTGCACGCTACATGCTGGCGCCGGGCACGACGCTTTCGGTCGATGATGGCCAGACGGTCGATGCCGGTGACGTGGTGGCCCGTGCCAGCCGCGAAGCCGCCAAGACCCGCGACATCACCGGTGGTCTGCCGCGTGTTGCCGAACTTTTCGAAGCCCGCATGCCCAAGGACAACGCGATCATCGCGAAGATCTCGGGCCGCATCGAATTCGTTCGCGACTACAAGGCGAAGCGCAAGATCGCGATCATCCCGGAAGAGGGCGATCCGGTGGAATACCTGATCCCCAAGTCGAAGGTGATCGACGTCCAGGAAGGCGACTGGGTCAAGAAGGGCGACAACCTGATCTCGGGCTCGCCCAACCCGCATGACATCCTGGAAGTGCTCGGCGTGGAAGCGCTGGCCGAATACCTCGTTGCGGAAATCCAGGAAGTCTATCGCTTGCAGGGCGTGAAGATCAACGACAAGCACATCGAGGTGATCGTTCGCCAGATGCTGCAGAAGGTCGAGATCACCGACGGTGGCGACACCACCCTGCTGGCGGGCGAACAGCTTGACGCCGAGGAAATGAACGCGGTCAACGCCAAGCTGGCTCCGGGCCTGAAGCCGGCAGAGGGCAAGCCCATCCTGCTCGGCATCACCAAGGCTTCGCTGCAGACGCGCTCGTTCATCTCGGCAGCGTCCTTCCAGGAAACCACCCGCGTGCTGACGCAGGCGGCGGTCGAAGGAAAGAAGGACTCGCTGATCGGCCTGAAGGAAAACGTGATCGTCGGCCGTCTCATCCCCGCCGGTACCGGTGCGGGCATGAACCGCCTGCGCGTTGCCGCCTCCAGCCGCGATGCCGCGCTGCGTGCGCAGTACCGCAAGCTGCAGGAAGCACTCATCGCGCCGCACACCGCGGCCGAAGAGCACGCAGCCGAACTGGCGCAGGGCCCGGAAGCGGCGATCGGCGACGATCCGCTGGCGGCAGTCGAGGGTGAAACCCACGGCACCGACGCCGATGCCGGCGAATACCTGAACCCCGAAGCCGGCGAGGAATAA
- a CDS encoding NAD+ synthase — translation MTDMLRITLAQLNQSVGDLAGNAARMLEVRERARMAGSDLVVYPELQLIGYPPEDLVLKPALIERAAAELQKLAKVTADGGPAMLVGSVFVVDGALHNGVALLEGGKVAAIRLKHELPNYGTFDEIRLFQPGPLPEPILFRGVMIGVPICEDIWHPDVCQHLADFGAELLLCPNGSPYEIDKDTLRIDGVAKRRAVDTGLPLAYLNRVGGQDELVFDGASFVINGDGSLAVQMTDWEEQEVTTTWRRGAGGWACEKGEIAPLADHPEDIYCAMVLALRDYVDRNRFPGVVLGLSGGIDSAICAAIAADALGPDRVWCVMLPSRFTSQLSLDLATECARMIGCRYDTIPIAPAVDAFDTMLAGSFADRAVDITEENVQSRIRGVSLMALSNKFGPMLLTTGNKSEMSVGYATIYGDMAGGYNPLKDAYKMTVFAISKWRNSHKPKIGLGPDGPVMPEGIITRPPSAELRPDQKDEDSLPAYPVLDGILLGLVEHEKSVNQLVAEGFDRDVVVRIERLLHLAEYKRRQAPPGVKLGSRNFGRDRRYPITHSFRSA, via the coding sequence ATGACCGATATGCTCAGGATCACCCTCGCCCAGCTTAACCAGTCCGTCGGCGATCTTGCCGGCAACGCCGCCCGGATGCTCGAAGTGCGCGAGCGGGCGCGGATGGCGGGGTCGGACCTCGTGGTCTATCCCGAACTGCAGCTGATCGGCTACCCGCCCGAAGACCTCGTGCTGAAGCCCGCCCTGATCGAGCGCGCCGCGGCCGAATTGCAGAAGCTGGCCAAGGTCACCGCCGATGGTGGCCCGGCCATGCTGGTGGGATCGGTCTTCGTCGTCGATGGCGCGCTGCATAACGGCGTCGCCCTGCTTGAAGGTGGCAAGGTGGCGGCGATCCGGCTGAAGCACGAGCTGCCCAATTACGGCACCTTCGATGAAATCCGCCTGTTCCAGCCCGGCCCCCTTCCCGAGCCGATCCTGTTTCGCGGGGTGATGATCGGCGTGCCGATCTGCGAGGACATCTGGCATCCTGACGTCTGCCAGCACCTTGCCGATTTCGGGGCCGAACTGCTGCTCTGCCCCAATGGCAGCCCCTACGAGATCGACAAGGACACGCTGCGCATCGATGGCGTGGCCAAGCGGCGCGCGGTCGATACCGGGCTGCCGCTCGCCTACCTCAACCGAGTCGGCGGGCAGGACGAGCTGGTGTTCGATGGCGCCAGTTTCGTGATCAACGGCGATGGCAGCCTGGCCGTGCAGATGACCGACTGGGAGGAACAGGAAGTCACCACCACCTGGCGGCGCGGCGCGGGCGGGTGGGCCTGCGAGAAGGGCGAGATCGCCCCGCTGGCCGATCACCCGGAAGACATCTACTGCGCCATGGTGCTGGCGCTGCGCGACTATGTCGATCGCAACCGCTTCCCCGGCGTGGTGCTCGGCTTGTCAGGCGGGATCGACAGCGCGATCTGCGCCGCCATCGCTGCCGATGCGCTGGGCCCCGACCGGGTGTGGTGCGTGATGCTGCCCAGCCGCTTCACCAGCCAGCTCAGCCTTGACCTTGCCACCGAATGTGCGCGGATGATCGGCTGCCGTTACGACACGATCCCGATTGCACCGGCGGTCGATGCCTTCGATACCATGCTGGCCGGGAGCTTTGCCGACCGGGCGGTCGACATCACCGAGGAGAACGTCCAGTCGCGCATCCGCGGGGTGAGCCTGATGGCGCTGTCCAACAAGTTCGGCCCGATGCTGCTGACCACCGGCAACAAGAGCGAGATGAGCGTCGGCTATGCGACGATCTATGGCGACATGGCGGGCGGCTACAACCCGCTGAAGGACGCCTACAAGATGACCGTCTTTGCCATCAGCAAGTGGCGCAACAGCCACAAGCCGAAGATCGGCCTTGGTCCGGACGGCCCGGTGATGCCCGAGGGCATCATTACCCGCCCGCCTTCGGCCGAGCTGCGTCCTGACCAGAAGGACGAGGATTCGCTGCCCGCCTATCCCGTGCTCGATGGCATCCTGCTGGGGCTGGTGGAGCACGAAAAGAGCGTCAACCAGCTCGTCGCCGAAGGGTTCGATCGCGATGTCGTGGTGCGTATCGAGCGCCTGCTACACCTGGCCGAATACAAGCGCCGACAGGCCCCTCCGGGCGTCAAGCTTGGATCACGCAACTTCGGGCGCGACCGGCGCTACCCCATTACCCACAGCTTCCGCAGCGCCTGA